From Bacillota bacterium, the proteins below share one genomic window:
- a CDS encoding MGMT family protein: MTRRRLPPEALNACFISTPWGWAWLLATRRGLWACNWPLGSREEAVADLELIFQQAFKVNQVLAPLCELKLEKSYLLKQAEEALLAFFCGSPEQLQAVPADAGHFTPWQKQVYDVVRSIPAGETRSYRQVAKECGNIRAARAVGQALATNPLPLFIPCHRVIHEDGRLGHYGCGGTELKERLLALEQKRGR, encoded by the coding sequence GTGACCCGGAGGCGTCTTCCCCCCGAAGCTTTAAATGCCTGCTTTATTTCCACGCCCTGGGGATGGGCCTGGCTTCTTGCCACCCGGCGGGGCCTTTGGGCGTGTAACTGGCCGCTGGGAAGCAGGGAAGAAGCGGTTGCGGATCTTGAGTTAATCTTTCAACAAGCCTTCAAGGTGAATCAGGTTTTGGCACCTCTTTGCGAACTGAAGCTTGAGAAGAGCTATCTCTTAAAGCAGGCAGAGGAAGCACTGCTTGCTTTTTTTTGCGGTTCTCCGGAGCAACTGCAGGCCGTCCCGGCGGATGCCGGGCATTTTACACCCTGGCAAAAGCAGGTTTACGATGTCGTGCGGTCGATCCCTGCGGGGGAGACGCGGTCCTACCGCCAGGTTGCGAAGGAGTGCGGAAACATCAGGGCGGCAAGGGCTGTTGGACAGGCCCTCGCCACCAACCCCCTTCCTCTTTTTATTCCCTGCCACCGGGTGATTCACGAGGACGGGCGGTTGGGCCACTACGGGTGTGGTGGGACGGAACTGAAGGAGCGCCTGCTTGCGCTGGAACAAAAGAGGGGGAGGTGA